The Maridesulfovibrio sp. genomic sequence GTGCAATACCTCAGCCGGGTGTTTACCTACGAAGAACTGAGCGATTCCCGGAATCTGGAACAGGCGCTGAAAGGAATGCAGCAACAATACGGGCGTATCTTTGTTGACCTCGGGATAATCAACGAAAACGGCACCCAGGTTGCCTATGCCGGACCGTTCAACCTGCTGGGCGCTGATTACTCCAAAGCAGACTGGTACCTTAATTCCCGGACCAAAAGTACCAATATCAGTGACGTCTTCATGGGATTGCGCCAGTCACCCCACTTTATCATCACGGTTAACAGCAGCAGGGCGGGTAAGCCGTGGACTCTGCGTGCCACAATTGATTTTCTCGCTTTTACAAATCTGGTTGAGAATATCCATATAGGTGAAACCGGATATGCCTACATCCTGAATAAGAGCGGCGTGTATCAGACCAGACCGCAATCCAACCTCAACCGAGAACTGGTGCTGACTCCTTATGAGAATATTCAGGACCCTGTATATGAGGACGGAGTCTCTATCCAGCTTTCAGGGGGCAGTGACGGAGAAAAGTATGTGGCAGTCTCCTCCCTGCTCAAGAGTGGAGATTGGAAACTGGTTTACCAGCAGAACATGTCAGACGCCTTTTCTTCCATGATCCGCAGCGAGTTCATTACTCTGGCTATTTTTCTTACCGGCGGATTGGCGATTATTGTCATGGCCCTTTATCTCTCCCGAAAGCTGGTCACCCATATTGAATTTATCGATTCCGAGAACGAAATGATGAACCGCCAGATGGTGGAGACCGGAAAGCTGGCCTCCATAGGTGAGTTGGCCGCGGGTATTGCCCATGAAATCAACAATCCGGTGGCGATTATGATTGAAGAGGCCGGATGGGTCTGCGATCTGCTGGAAGATGAGGGCAGGGAAATGTCCTCCTATGCTGAAATTTCCCGTGCTCTTGAGCAGGTGCGCACACAGGGAGGACGCTGCAAGGACATCACTCATAAGCTGCTCAGCTTTGCCCGCAAGACCGATTCAAGGGTTGTAGATGTGTTTTTGCCTGACCTCATTGAAGAAGTGGTGGGAATTTCAATGCAGCAGGCCCGCTATGCCCAGATCAACCTTTCCCTTGATCTTGACCGGGAAATGGGACCGGTGCGGGCTTCTATTTCTGAATTGCAGCAGGTTTTCATGAACCTTTTCAATAACGCCGTTCAGGCCATGGAGGCTAAGGGCGGGACGCTGAGCGTCGCCTGCCGGGCTGAAGGCGGTCAAGCATATGTTTCCGTGGCGGATACAGGTCCCGGAATACCTGCAGCCAATTTAAGCAGGATTTTCGATCCCTTTTTCACCACCAAGCCGGTGGGCAAGGGAAGCGGACTGGGGCTTTCCATCTGCTTTGGATTGATCCACCGGATGGGTGGGGAGATTGATGTTGAAAGTGGAGTGGGGCAGGGAGCGCGGTTCAATATCCGGCTGCCTTTACCCTCAGCAGGTACCGAATATGAAGTCGAAAAGGAGGATTAAACCATGATGGATGCAACCATTCTGTTCGTGGACGACGAGGCTGGATTTGTCGATGCAATGTCCAAGAGACTTGCCAGAAGAAATATGACCATCCACAAGGCTTATGACGGAGAGCAGGCCCTGAAGAGCCTTGCGGAAAATCACGGTATCGAAGTGGTCATTCTGGATATGAAAATGCCGGGCAAGAACGGTCTTGAAGTGTTGCGTGATATCAAGCGTGATTTCCCCATTGTCGAGGTCATCATGCTCACCGGTCACGCCACTGTGGAATCGGCAATTGAAGGCATGCAGAATGGTGCATTCGACTATCTTATGAAGCCCTGCAATATCGATGATCTTGCCGAAAAACTTCGTAAGGCTGTGGAACTGTACCGTTCCCATGCGGATGAAGAAGTTAAGGCCCGCATCGATGACATTACCCATCGTATGGCCTGATCGTACGGGGAAAACCGTATCCGAGGGTTTGAGAATGATCAGCAGCGATAAACAGATAAGACTTCTCATAGTCGACGATGAAGTCGGCTTTGCCGAAGTTTTACGCAAGCGCCTTGAGCGGCGGGGAATTCTGGTTGAAACCGCTTACAGAGGTGAAGATGCGGTCAGGGTGCTGCGTGAAAAGCATTTTGACGTGGTTCTGCTTGATCTCAAACTCGAGGGAATGGATGGAATAGAGATTTTAAAGGTGTTCAAAATGCTGGACCCGAATCTGCCGGTGCTGATGCTCACCGGGCACGGTTGTGAAAAAGCCGCCGCTGAAAGTATCAGGCTGGGGGTTGCGGATTATCTTTCCAAGCCGGTCGAGTTCAGTCTGCTGCTGGAAAAGGTGCAGCAGGCGTCCAGCCGGAAGGAGGTGCCCCGTGGAAAGGGTGAGAGTTCTTCTGGTTGATGATGAAGTTGATTTTTCCCGTGTTTTTGCCCGTAGGCTGGAAAGACGGGGACTGACTGTAAGCACTGCTGCCGGGGCTGACGAGGCCGTAGATGTCTTGAAGGAGTTACCGGTGAACGCAGTGGTGCTGGATATAAAAATGCCCGGCAGGGACGGGATTCAACTGCTTGGAGAAATTAAGAGACAGTATCCTCAAATTGCGGTCGTGATGCTCACGGCCCATGCTGAAGCGGACATAGTCGTTTCCAGTCTGGCCATGGGGGCTTGTGATTACCTCCTGAAACCTGCTGATGTGGATGAAATTGTCTGCAAAATCAAGGATGCCGTCTTAAGACACAACAACCAATGACAATGTGAGGATAACCATGGGTTTTTTCAATCAATGGGGTAAGTTTATGATGGCTGGGGCCGGTTATATGGCCCGCTGGGAAATAGACAACGCCAAGGCGATTATGGGCAGCAGCAAGCTGCGTATGCTCCTTGGGCTGATGCTTATTCCCGTTATTCTGGGCGGTATTGCGTTCGCTGATGATATTGCCCCGATCCTTCCGGATCTGCTGGGTGGCAAGAAATCATATAGCCCGGCCTTTTACAGTTTCGGAATTTTTATGGTCTCCATAGCCATCGGTATCGGTGCCGGACTGATTACCGGCTGTATCGGTGCGGGGGGAGGCTTTATCATCGCTCCTGCTTTGATGAGTGCCGGGATCAAGGGGATTCTGGCTGTCGGTACCGACCTTTTCCATATTTTCGCCAAGGCGATTATGGGCAGTGTCATCCACCGCAAGATGGGTAACGTCTCCGTACCTCTGGCAGTAGTATTTCTTATCGGGGCAATTCTAGGTGCCACAGCAGGCGGAATAATCAACCGCGTTCTCTATGAGATCAACCCGGTTCTTTCGGACGCATTTATCACAACCGTGTACTCCCTCATGCTCGGCTTTCTCGGAAGTTATGCCATGATGGATTTCCTGAAGGCACGTAAGGCCGGCAAGGGCGGCAGTGCTCACGGTGGCGGTGAAGGTAGCGATCTGGGAGCTCTCTCCAAGTCTCTGCAGGGAATAAATTTTCCGCCCATGGTTAAATTCGACCATGATCTAGTACCCGGCGGTCGCCAGATTTCATGGGTATTCCTCGTACTTTCCGGTGCGCTGGTAGGTCTTGCGGCCGGTATTATGGGCGTTGGCGGCGGATTCCTGACCTTTCCCATTTTCGTATACGTACTCGGCGTTTCTTCCATGACCACCGTTGGAACCGATATTTTTCAGATTGTATTCACTGCCGGATTCGCTTCCATCAGTCAGTATGCGATTTACGGTTTTATCTTCTACACACTGGCTATGGGCATGCTGCTGGGTTCCCTGCTGGGTATCCAGATAGGCGCGCTGGTAACCAAGGTGGTTCCGGGTATCACCATCCGCGGTTTCTACGCCATGGCGGTTCTGGCCGGTTTTGTAAACCGTATTTTTGCCCTGCCCGGTAAACTCGGTGAAATGGGCTACATCCCCATCTCGCCCTCCATGGGCCGTATTCTGGACTCCATCGGCATCTGGGCGTTTTTTGTGGTCATCGGCGGATTCTCCGTCTGGGTCATCGGAACCTTCATTGTAAACATCAAGAATCTTAAGGTTGAGGAGGCACGTTAAAATGATCGTCAACAAGAAAGAATTCACCGGCGGTTTTGCTCTGCTCGCTCTCTTCTTCATAGTGCTGGTTGTCATGTTTCAGCCGATATTCAACGGCAAGAATGCCATGGCTTATCTTGACGCCATGTACAACTCCATATCCAAGGGATCGGTGAATTATATTTCCGATCTGCGTGAAAATGTGAAAACCGTTGAAGGAAAGAAAGTGAGCCTGAAGCTTACTTACTCCACTGCCGTGCAGGCTGAGCAGTCCGAAAAGCTGTTCAAATCTGCCGGAGTTCAGGCTGCCGTTAATGGCAAGGAACTGGGCATTAACGGGTCCATCTCAACCATTCTGGAATCATGCCTTGGTGATGCTGATCTTATGTATCATAACAAGGGGGATGAAGTTTCAGGAAAGTATGACATGGAACCGCGCCGGGCGATCTTTAACTGGTGGACCAGTCTGGGCCTCATGGAAAAAGCACTGAATGATCAGAGTGAGTTCAAGCTCGCCAAGGTTTCTGCTTCAGTCATGAAGAAGGGGGTGGAAACCGCATACAACTACTACGAAATTGTACCGCTGAATATCATGGATGAATTATGGTTGGTCATCTTTTCGCTGATATTCTATGTAGTCTATACCTTGTGGTACGGCTTTGCCATCCTCTTTGTTTTCGAGGGATGGGGCTTAAATCTCGGCCATTGATGCATTGCCCCAAGCGTTAACAGGCCTGCACGGCCCGGCTACCTCCAGTGCCGGGCCGTGTTTCTGATAATAAAAGATATCCGCGGCTGCCATTACTGCGGAAAGAGTTTACTCGAATCTGATTTCCCCCTATCCTTTAAGATGAGGGTATTACAATGAATCTTCAGGAATATTACGACACCATAATGCAGCTCAGCCACGGAATAGTGGTAACTTTGGATTTGAACGGGGAAATCATCCACGGCAACACCCGTCTGGAAAATATTACCGGTTATTCCATGAAGGAACTGGCCGGAAAAGACTGGTTTGAAACATTTATAGCCAGAGATGAGCGGGAAGACGCCAGAAGGGAAGTCTTCAGGAAAGCTAAGGAAAATAAAATTTCAAAAATATCGGGGGATATCCGGACCAGAGGCGGAAGTAAGGTCTATATTGACTGGAATATCAAGCAATTAACTGATTCAAGGTCCAATATAGTCAGTATTCTTTGCGTAGGTCAGGATGTAACCGGGCACATGCTGCGTCAGGAAGGGTTGCTTTACGAACGTTTTACTCTCATTGAACGCAACAAGGAATTGAACTGCCTTTTTGAGATATCCAAGCTGGGTGGAGATCTGGACCTGAACCTGAAAGAAACAATGGACCGTATAGTCCAGTTGATGCCTTCCGGTTTTCAGAATCCGGAAAAGACACATGTCAGATTGCGAATCGGCAATCTCAGCTGGGAAACTCCGGGATATCGGAAGACGGAGAATTTTCTTGTGGAGGCGGTGGATGCTCATCGTGATATTCGGGGAACCATAACCGTGGCGGTCGAGGCCCCTGAGAATTATGGCAGGCCTGTTTTTATTGACGATGAGAAAGACCTGCTCATGACTGTGGCCCAGCAGATAGCCATTATTGTAGCTAAAAAGGAGATCAAATCTGCAAAGATTGAGCTTGAACAGCAGCTTAGGCAAGCTGATCGGCTGGCTAAGATCGGGCAGTTTTCCGCAGGGGTTGCCCACGAAATAAACGAGCCGTTATCCAATATTCTCGGGTATGCCCAACTTGCATTGCAGACACCTGAGCTTCAGGATCAGGTCCGCATGGATTTGAGCAGTATTGTGGATTCCTCATTACATGCGCGGGAAATAATTAAAAAATTGATGTTTTTCAGCAGGCAGTTACCTCCTCAGCTTATCCCCACCAACATCAATGAAACTATTACCGAGGCCTTGCGTATTACCGAGACTGCGGCGAAGAGGAATGATATCGTTGTGAAATGTGATTTTGCAGCGGATCTTCCGTCGGTTCCGGCTGATCCGCAGCATATTAAGCAGGTGATAGTAAACCTTGCCGCCAATGCCATTCAGGCAATGAGCGGGGGCGGGACGCTGGAAATAAGAACGCTTAGCGATAAAAATGATGCATACATCATAGTTGAGGATAATGGACCGGGAATACCCGAAGCCGAGCTTAAACAGATTTTCAATCCTTTCTTTACCACCAAGGATGTGGATAAAGGGACCGGATTGGGACTTTCCGTTGTGTTGGGTATAGTTAAGGCCCATAAGGGCGTTATTCAGGTGCGGAGCGAACCGGGCAAGGGAACATGTTTTGAAATAGCACTTCCCTGCCAGCAGAATAATATAACGGATGACTGATGACTGGAAAGATAAAAATTCTGGCAGTTGATGATAGCAAAAGCACTCTTGAGGTGCTGAAGAGAAATCTTGAATCCAGCGGTTATGAGGTGTTTACCTCCCTGCGGGTTGATGAAGCCCTGCCGCTGCTGGAGGAATATGATATTGATATTGTCATAACCGATTTCAAGATGCCTCAGGCTAACGGGTTGGATCTGATCCGCCACGTACGCGAGAATCATCGTGATGTAGAAATCATGATGATTACCGGATATCCGTCCATTTCCGGAGCAGTGGAGGCCATCAAGGACGGGGCCGGGGAGTATCTGCCCAAGCCCTTCACCGCTGAGGAACTGCTTTCTGCCATGGACCGCATTATGGAGCGGGTCAGGCGGCGTAAAGCTGTTCAGCCCGCGGAGGTTTCCAAAGAAAACTACGGCATTTACGGAAAGTCTCCACTGATGCAGCTGGTTTTCAGGAGGATAGCCAAGGCTGCGGGCACAAATGCCAACGTGCTTATATCCGGTGAATCGGGAACAGGTAAGGAGTTGGTGGCAAGGGCCGTACATTATCACAGCGACCGCAGGGCCGCCCCTTTTGTTCCTGTAAACTGCGCGGCCATCCCTGATTCTCTGGTGGAAAGCGAGCTTTTCGGTCACGTTAAGGGGGCTTTTACCGGTGCCAAGGAAGCTCGGATCGGTTTTTTTGAAATAGCCAACGGCGGAACGATTTTTCTCGATGAAATAGGTGATGCCAGCCCGAATATGCAGGCCAAGCTGTTGCGTATTCTGCAATCCAAGGAATTCTGCAAGGTCGGATCGAGTACCGTTAATACCGTGGATACCCGCATACTGGCTGCTACCCACAAAGACCTTAAGCTGCTGGTGGATGAAGGTTCCTTTCGTGAGGACCTGTATTACCGGCTCAATGTTGTGGACATTCCGGTCCCATCTCTTGCCGAGCGCGGCGACGATATTCTGATCATGATCAGCAGTTTTCTGGAGCGTTTTGCCACGGCGATGCAACGATCGGTGCCGGGGATGACCGATGAGGCTTTGCAGGCCATGCGTAATTATGCATGGCCCGGAAATGTGCGTGAACTGGAAAATCTCGTCCAGCGTTTGGTGGTCATTGTCGATCACGATCCAATCGAAATTACCGACCTGCCTGCCAATATGCGATTCAGCCTCCCCGTGGACGGACGTGTGGACCGTTCTCTTGCAGACGTAGAAAAAGAGCATATCAAAAACGTGTTGGCCATGACCAATAACAACAAGACCCGAGCCGCAGAAATTCTCGGCATCAACCGCAAGACCTTGCGTGAGAAGCTGAAGAGGATGGAGGAAGGGCAGGGGTGATCAAGCGGAGATAAAAAGAATCCTTGTTGCCAGCAAAATATAAACATGCGAGCATTTGTTGGTCTTCACTACGTGTCTCTGCTTTAGTAAAATGATTTAAGACTTACTTGATTTTAGTTATGAGCCGTGTGTTTTTTTGATTACTATGTAAATACATGCGTTGAAAATCTTCTTTTTTAAAATTAATACACTATTAATATTTCTTAATGTGGTCCGGTCCTATAGTTGCTGCACTCCCGGTCAGACAGAGGAACAGGCAATAATTGCCTCTTTGTAAAAATGATCAGGAGGACAAAAATGAGTGTTTCCGGTATAGGCGATTCGTCGGTCAGTAGTCTGTTTTCAAGTCAGATGAGCCAGATGAAGCGTCCTGAGGATTATGATTCCTCGGATGACTTTGTAAGTTCCATTATTGGAGATCAGGACAGCGACGGTGACGGTCAGCTGAGTTCATCCGAAGCTGGTTCCCTGAGTGATATTTTCTCTGAAATTGATTCTGATGGTGATGGTTACCTCTCGCAGGAGGAAATGGTTGCCGATCTGGAAAGCAGACAGCAGGAAAAAGCTATGATGGGCAATATGTCTGTTATGATGCAGAGCAGTGAAGCCGGAATCGGCTGCGGTGAAAGTTCGGAAAGTTCTTCCAGCGAAGAGTCCGAAGAAGAGTATGATGAATACGATTACAATCAGGACGGCGTAGTAACCCTTGATGAATTGCAGAAAGCTTTCGCCAACGGAGACACCTCGCTTGCAGGCATAGTCGGTGATAATTCTGATCCCAGCGGGCAGGACTCTGAAGAAAGCGGCCAATCAGGTCAATCTATTCTGCAACGGATGGCCATGAGAGCTTACGAGCAGCAGGAAGCAACAACCTCTGCCAGCGAGTTGCTCGGGGCCAGCGCATAAGTTTCAGCATCATGATTACGGCTGTGAAAGGATTCACGGCCCGGCGTATTAATTCAAAGCAAGGAAATATGTCGTGAACATGGATGTAGAAAAAGGCTTACCATAAGTCTGGTAAGCCTTTTCCATTTGTTAAAGAGCCATTTCTAATATTTCCAATAGTTCTTTTTCAGTCAGCTCAAGAGGATTGCCTTTCATGCTGCTGGATCGTGCGGCTTTGGCGGACAGAGATTTGAAATCTTTTTTCTGTACTCCGATTTCGCCTAGTCCGGGGATTTTCATCTCAGCACAGGTATTTTTCACCCACTGGATTCCGTCCGTAATTTGGGCGTCATTGTTTCCGGTCAGGATTTTTGCGGTTTCAGCATAAGCAGCAAGGGCCGGGTTGCCGGGATCGCGTTCCTTAAGCGCACGGACATTTATCTCCATGACAGATGGCAGCAGTGCAGCGCAGACCGCGCCATGCGGGGCCTTGAATTCCCCTCCAAGGGGAGCTGCGAATCCATGTACCGCGCCGAGCTTTGCATTGGCGAGGGTTATGCCGGAAAAGAGGCTGGCCAGTGCCATTCCTGTTCGGGCTTCAATGTCTTCTCCGTCATTGTATGCCTTCAAAATATTTTTTGCCCCGTGTTTTAAACCTTCGCGGCAGAGCGCATCAGTCATGGGCGAACCGGAGCGGGAAACAAAGGATTCCATGAGCTGGGTCAATGCGTCCAGTCCGGTTGCCGCAGTTACAGACGGGGGAGCGGAAAGGGTCAGCAGTGGATCGACTATGGCGATATCCGGGATCATCTCCGTAGAGCGCAGGCTGACTTTGACTTTGTGTTCTATACTGAGCAGCACTGCGTTTGAAGTCACTTCCGAACCTGTTCCCGACGTAGTCGGTACGGCAATGAGCGGCAGTGGTTTTTCGGAAAGCGGCATGCCTTTGCCTACCACTTCAAGATAGTCCAGCACATCCCGTTTGTTAGGGATAAGTGCGGCAATGGCCTTGCCCGCATCCAGAACGCTTCCTCCGCCAACGGCTATAACAACGTTGCAATTTTTGGCACGGGCTTCGGCTACGAGTGCGGTAATCCTATCCGTGTCCGGTTCACCGGGTATAGAAACCGTATGCAGTTGTATGTTTTTTTTGTGTAGATCATCGATGAGCCACTGGATTCTTTGCGGAGATTTACCGGTAACAATGCAGGCTCTGCTGCCCATTTTTATTGTGTGTTCAGGAATGGTTCGTGCAGTGTCCGGGCCGAAGACAATTCTGGGTGCTGTGGAAAATTGAAAATTCATGGGGGCAGGTTAACACCGCACTCCCTGGTCCGGCAATTTATATTGGCGATTAAGAAAGATTAAGTATGTAAGTCATGGTGAGTTTCTTTTTGTCCTCTCCGGCTGGGATCTATGGAAGAAGGATGCTGCATAGCCTCTGTCTGGTCCATTTCTTCCAATAAATCTTTTTGACACAATCTTGTAATTAAAACGGACTCTTGTCGTAATCCAATTGTCAAAAAAATCGAGCATAAATTCCCTGTCTCAGGGGAGGCCCAATTACGTTTACAAGGAGTTATATTATGGAAAGACGCGAATTTTTGAAAATGGGTATTATTGCCGGGGCCGCTGTTGCCGCCTCCGGCATGTCTGTTCTGGCTGAAGCTTCTTATACTGAATTTACACTCTCAGAATGCAGAAAACTGACTCCGCAGCAGATGGCTGAAAATTCCGGTGCGGTAATGGAGTCATGGAAGTATATTCAGGCGCAGGCCGCCGGTATTAAAAATCCAGGATTGCGTAAAGCAGTGCAGGATATCATAGCCAATCCTGCGCCAAGGCTTATGAACGCTGTGAGCGGGCGCAAGAAGGAAGTGTACAAGGAACTTGAAAAGAATGGCTGGCTCGAGGGTGTATCCTATGACACTTTTCTGCCGGAGAACGGTTCCGCCAAACAAGCCAACCAGCCTTTCTACGCCGCTCCCGGAAGCGGCTATAGCAGTCATCACTGTTACCCCGGCGGCCTTGCCACCCATACTGCCCTGAATGTTGAAATGTCTCTGGCCCTCTACGACAACTATAAGAAAATTTACGGTTTCGATCTTGATCGTGATGTTGTGGTTGCCGCCCAGATTTTGCATGACCTGCATAAGCCTTGGGTTTTCCAATGGCAGAAAGACGGCTCCAGCCGCAATGAGAACAAGCTTGCAGGTACCGGCGAACACCACGTCCTCGGCGTGGCGGAATCAATTGTGCGCGGTCTTCCTGCCGAAGTGTGTGTAGCACAGGCCTGCGCCCATAATCATCCCGGTTTTTCCAAAGATGAAGAGGGTCCGGTTCGCTGGCTAAAGGCCGCATCCATCATTGCTGACGTTGATCCGGTTAAGTACGGACTGCTTGCTGCAGACGGCAAGACTCTGCCTCTGCAGCGCAGCATGGAAGCTTTTGTTACCCATCTCGGCGACCATGACTGGATTCTGACCGTTCCTGCTGCAAAATGGCTCATTCCGGCTATGGAAGAGATTGCCATGCAGGATTACGGTATGAGCAAGGCAGATCTCAAGTCTGCAAAGTTTTATGCCTTCCGCAATGCCGTGTTCAGTCAGGCTACTATTATGGCTCTCTATCACCTGATGCAGAAGGATGGTAAGGAAGCTCTGCGCAAGCAGGTCCATGCCATTGTGAAAGCTTAGCTTAAACTGGTCTGATTTCTAAATGAAAAAGGCGGTTGTCGATGATCGACAACCGCCTTTTTCCGTGACATAAAAATTAACTTATTTTTCCATGTATTCGTGCAGGGCCTTGCATAGCTGGTCGGCACAGGAAGTGGATTTCTTGCCGCAGGTAATTCCTTCAAGAGTTTCGATTATCTTGGGAAGTTCCATTCCTTGCACAAGCGCGGAGACAGCCTTGAGGTTGCCGTCGCAACCGCCGGTGAAGTTGACATAGGTAAGTTTGTCGCCTTCCACTTTAAAGCGGATTAATTTCGCACAGACGCCTTTAGGGGTGAAAACATGGGTGTCCGCGGGTGCTTCAACTCCGCCGAGGGAATTGAGCATGGTCGGTTGAAGTGAGATGTTTTCCATTTCGTCCTCTGTATTTGATTAAAGTCATATCCGCCGCAGGATGAAGCGGGCAATATTGAATTAATTGTAGTCAAAGTTTTTTCACCATGAAAATGCTGGTCAGGTCAAGGGACTTTTAAGCCCGTTTTAGGCTTGCTCTTTGACTTTTGCGGCTTATTATGGAATTTTCAATATTTGCTGTTTGGCAAAAGAAGAAAATTAATTCAAACGTAATCAACAAGGAAGGGTGGAATGCTGAAAACAATTGGCGACGGTGTGCAGAGTTCTTTTCCCGCAGCCTTTCATCGTTATCCTGCACGGCTTCAAGTGGAAGTTACCACCCGTTGCAATATGAACTGCTCCATGTGCGTGAAGTATGCTCCGGGGAGCGATATTTGCGAAACGGATTTAAGCCTTGATGATTTCAAAAAGCTCGATCAGGCTTTGAGACATTGCGAAAAACTGGTCTTAAACGGTATCGGCGAACCGTTGCTGCATCCTGATTTGGCGGCGATGGCTGCTTTTGCCCGTGAGTGCATGCCTGAGCATGGTTCTATCGGTTTCCAGACTAACGGCTTACTTTTCACGGAGGAGAGGGCAAGTGAATTGGTCGAAGCCGGGGTGGATACTTTCTGTATTTCGGTTGATTCTTTGGATGCATCAGCCACGGAAGGGGAACTGCACGGACAGGTAAGTACAGATCGGCTGGCCCGTACTTTTTCGTTTTTAAATGCTGCCGGAAAAAAGAGTGAAAGAAAAGTCCGGTTAGGCGCTGAATTTGTCCTTATGGCTGATACATATAAACAATTGCCTGATGTTATCCATTGGGCTGCAGAGCAGGGTGCAGAATTTATTCTTTGTTCACATGTGTTGGCCTATCATGAATCCATGCAGGAACAATCTCTGTTTAATCCGAATACTCCAAAAGCAGTTGCCCTGTTTAAAAAATGGAAGGATATAGCCCGTGAGCAGGGACAGGATTTGCAGAATTACTTCGGTTTTGTCTGGAATCCGGGGCGGAGCATGAAGAGGGAAAAACTTTTTGAGCTGATTCGAGAAATGCGTGCAGAGGCTGAAAAAAGCAATATATGGATAAACCTGCGCAGCCTTGCGGATTGGGATCAACGCAGTAATACAGAAGAGTATCAGCAACTACTGGAAGTTTATGCCCGTTCAAAGAATCTGGCGCGGAAGTTGGGAGTTGATCTGCGTCTGCCTCCACTCATGGCGGAAAATGAATTGAGTTGTTCATTTATAGAAGAGGGTGCGGCATTTATCACCTCTGCCGGGGATGTAGCGCCCTGCCAGTTTCTCTGGCACAGCTGCACCTGTTATCTGGACGGCAGCGAAAAACTGCTCCGCAGTAAAAAGTTCGGTAATATTGCTGATGGTGATATCAGTCACATATGGTGCTCAAAGGCATATTCAGGTTTCCGTGCCGAAGTTCTGGAATATGAATATCCGTACTGCTCAAATTGTCCCATGGTTCCCTGTGACGATATAGTCGGGCGTAGTAACGAGTTCGAGTGCGACTGCCTCGGAGTTGAGGTCCCTTGCGGGCATTGCCCATGGGCTATGGGGGGATTGCAATGTTTGATGTGATCTCAGGCTTGTAGATAAAGCATTTTCTTCAACGCTTATAAAAAGGCTGGAACAACACGTATGTTTATGTACGCATTGTTCCAGCCTTTTTATTGTCAGCAACAGTCTGCCTGCTCAAAAAGGTAAGCTGGCCCGCCTGTATTTATTCTTCGTCTTCGGAATTTTTTTCTGTGACGTAGAGATCTACTTCTTTGCTTTTCATCAGGTCGCAGAAGACCTGTGGAGGTCTCCTGTCGGTGAAGATTGCATCGATTTCTCCAAGGTCGGCTATGCGGACCATGGCGTTGCGGTTAAACTTGGTGTGGTCGGTAACCAGAAAGATGTTGCGGGCGTTGTTGATTATTTCACGGGCCACGCGCACTTCA encodes the following:
- a CDS encoding metal-dependent phosphohydrolase produces the protein MERREFLKMGIIAGAAVAASGMSVLAEASYTEFTLSECRKLTPQQMAENSGAVMESWKYIQAQAAGIKNPGLRKAVQDIIANPAPRLMNAVSGRKKEVYKELEKNGWLEGVSYDTFLPENGSAKQANQPFYAAPGSGYSSHHCYPGGLATHTALNVEMSLALYDNYKKIYGFDLDRDVVVAAQILHDLHKPWVFQWQKDGSSRNENKLAGTGEHHVLGVAESIVRGLPAEVCVAQACAHNHPGFSKDEEGPVRWLKAASIIADVDPVKYGLLAADGKTLPLQRSMEAFVTHLGDHDWILTVPAAKWLIPAMEEIAMQDYGMSKADLKSAKFYAFRNAVFSQATIMALYHLMQKDGKEALRKQVHAIVKA
- a CDS encoding TIGR03905 family TSCPD domain-containing protein; translated protein: MENISLQPTMLNSLGGVEAPADTHVFTPKGVCAKLIRFKVEGDKLTYVNFTGGCDGNLKAVSALVQGMELPKIIETLEGITCGKKSTSCADQLCKALHEYMEK
- a CDS encoding iron-containing alcohol dehydrogenase, whose product is MNFQFSTAPRIVFGPDTARTIPEHTIKMGSRACIVTGKSPQRIQWLIDDLHKKNIQLHTVSIPGEPDTDRITALVAEARAKNCNVVIAVGGGSVLDAGKAIAALIPNKRDVLDYLEVVGKGMPLSEKPLPLIAVPTTSGTGSEVTSNAVLLSIEHKVKVSLRSTEMIPDIAIVDPLLTLSAPPSVTAATGLDALTQLMESFVSRSGSPMTDALCREGLKHGAKNILKAYNDGEDIEARTGMALASLFSGITLANAKLGAVHGFAAPLGGEFKAPHGAVCAALLPSVMEINVRALKERDPGNPALAAYAETAKILTGNNDAQITDGIQWVKNTCAEMKIPGLGEIGVQKKDFKSLSAKAARSSSMKGNPLELTEKELLEILEMAL
- a CDS encoding sigma-54 dependent transcriptional regulator translates to MTGKIKILAVDDSKSTLEVLKRNLESSGYEVFTSLRVDEALPLLEEYDIDIVITDFKMPQANGLDLIRHVRENHRDVEIMMITGYPSISGAVEAIKDGAGEYLPKPFTAEELLSAMDRIMERVRRRKAVQPAEVSKENYGIYGKSPLMQLVFRRIAKAAGTNANVLISGESGTGKELVARAVHYHSDRRAAPFVPVNCAAIPDSLVESELFGHVKGAFTGAKEARIGFFEIANGGTIFLDEIGDASPNMQAKLLRILQSKEFCKVGSSTVNTVDTRILAATHKDLKLLVDEGSFREDLYYRLNVVDIPVPSLAERGDDILIMISSFLERFATAMQRSVPGMTDEALQAMRNYAWPGNVRELENLVQRLVVIVDHDPIEITDLPANMRFSLPVDGRVDRSLADVEKEHIKNVLAMTNNNKTRAAEILGINRKTLREKLKRMEEGQG
- a CDS encoding EF-hand domain-containing protein; translated protein: MSVSGIGDSSVSSLFSSQMSQMKRPEDYDSSDDFVSSIIGDQDSDGDGQLSSSEAGSLSDIFSEIDSDGDGYLSQEEMVADLESRQQEKAMMGNMSVMMQSSEAGIGCGESSESSSSEESEEEYDEYDYNQDGVVTLDELQKAFANGDTSLAGIVGDNSDPSGQDSEESGQSGQSILQRMAMRAYEQQEATTSASELLGASA
- a CDS encoding radical SAM/SPASM family putative metalloenzyme maturase, which produces MLKTIGDGVQSSFPAAFHRYPARLQVEVTTRCNMNCSMCVKYAPGSDICETDLSLDDFKKLDQALRHCEKLVLNGIGEPLLHPDLAAMAAFARECMPEHGSIGFQTNGLLFTEERASELVEAGVDTFCISVDSLDASATEGELHGQVSTDRLARTFSFLNAAGKKSERKVRLGAEFVLMADTYKQLPDVIHWAAEQGAEFILCSHVLAYHESMQEQSLFNPNTPKAVALFKKWKDIAREQGQDLQNYFGFVWNPGRSMKREKLFELIREMRAEAEKSNIWINLRSLADWDQRSNTEEYQQLLEVYARSKNLARKLGVDLRLPPLMAENELSCSFIEEGAAFITSAGDVAPCQFLWHSCTCYLDGSEKLLRSKKFGNIADGDISHIWCSKAYSGFRAEVLEYEYPYCSNCPMVPCDDIVGRSNEFECDCLGVEVPCGHCPWAMGGLQCLM